Proteins from a single region of Herpetosiphon gulosus:
- a CDS encoding glycosyltransferase: MRWLAWWYLLDRCWRWLMIRRFFAKSQPPAPKRWPSIDLIQPLTHGVFDLTKTLQQRLTLSYTGQLQHYWVIDQADSQTFAVCSALQRKNPEQRITIIQVAPDWGQRASKLVKLQAALAQANSEVLWFIDDDVSLPVDGLNQALPYLLQPQGGAIFGLACYVNWRNLPSALMSNFVNANALPSYIGLAALTEPYTITGHQFALQRRVFEQIGGFSGMQGRIDDDHELARRVQAHGLRNLQTPLIYAVDNYFVDLPAYLQQMQRWFTIPRVLMLPDLNQHDQFVTSLTSLAQPIPTILALASIRQPKLRPWLLACLLAQLGLQRWQMQRYCQTKLPWWAWPLSIIGTLLDPLLMLWGLLGDDTIVWRGERIRLRRSASAQWLGKEQDHD; the protein is encoded by the coding sequence ATGCGTTGGTTGGCTTGGTGGTATCTGCTTGATCGCTGTTGGCGTTGGTTGATGATTCGACGGTTTTTTGCCAAGTCTCAGCCACCAGCACCCAAACGTTGGCCCAGCATTGATTTGATTCAGCCATTAACTCATGGGGTTTTCGATTTAACCAAAACCTTGCAACAACGTCTCACATTGAGCTATACGGGCCAACTGCAACATTATTGGGTGATCGACCAAGCTGATAGTCAAACATTTGCAGTGTGTTCTGCTTTACAGAGAAAAAATCCTGAGCAGCGCATCACCATTATCCAAGTTGCGCCAGATTGGGGCCAACGCGCTTCGAAATTAGTTAAATTGCAAGCTGCGCTGGCCCAAGCCAATTCCGAGGTGTTATGGTTTATTGATGATGATGTTAGCTTGCCCGTTGATGGTTTGAATCAAGCTTTACCATACTTGTTGCAGCCGCAGGGTGGGGCGATTTTTGGTTTGGCCTGCTATGTGAATTGGCGTAATTTGCCGTCGGCTTTGATGAGCAATTTTGTTAATGCCAATGCCTTGCCCAGCTATATCGGCTTGGCGGCTTTGACCGAGCCATACACGATTACTGGGCATCAATTTGCTTTGCAACGCAGGGTGTTTGAACAAATTGGCGGATTTAGTGGCATGCAGGGGCGCATCGACGACGATCATGAGTTGGCGCGGCGGGTGCAAGCCCATGGCCTGCGCAATCTACAAACGCCATTAATCTACGCTGTTGATAATTATTTTGTGGATTTACCAGCCTATCTTCAGCAGATGCAGCGTTGGTTTACGATTCCCCGCGTGCTGATGCTGCCTGATCTAAACCAGCACGACCAGTTTGTGACCAGTTTGACCAGCCTTGCTCAGCCTATTCCCACAATTTTGGCCTTGGCAAGCATTCGCCAGCCAAAACTACGACCTTGGCTGTTGGCATGTTTACTAGCGCAATTAGGCTTGCAGCGTTGGCAAATGCAGCGTTATTGCCAAACCAAATTGCCTTGGTGGGCTTGGCCGTTGAGCATCATTGGCACATTGCTTGACCCATTGTTGATGCTGTGGGGCTTGCTGGGCGATGATACGATTGTTTGGCGTGGGGAGCGTATTCGGTTGCGGCGTTCGGCCTCAGCACAGTGGTTGGGCAAGGAGCAAGATCATGATTAA
- a CDS encoding glycosyltransferase, protein MIKRAWIVLCGLMLGQRCWKWWQVWRFFDKPIPAMQHEPATTLVSLLQPILSGDPHLATCLRANLNAPSSYKREWLWLIDDDDQVAQHLCYELQAEYADQTIRIISLPAPAERVNPKTFKLITGLQQAQGQIICVLDDDTSLPAYGLEQCLPWLDQADIGLAFGLPYYRSFDNAWSSLVALFVNSNSLLTYVPYSQVSEPFTINGMFYAMRREVLEQLHGFAGLEHILADDFAVAQRVKQAGLRLQQTSMRHAIRTTVTNAQRYRSLIQRWFIFPRESLLRHLNLRERSLMFCLAIVPTLFPLVLTIVTVLRPSQRQRWFAASYTLLGLISFIQIDQHYLEQATPRRYWLLVPCLELLIPVQLIQALLAPQRIVWRGHVMDVEKGGAFRFVKRRDEG, encoded by the coding sequence ATGATTAAACGAGCTTGGATAGTGTTGTGTGGCTTGATGCTTGGTCAACGCTGTTGGAAGTGGTGGCAGGTTTGGCGCTTTTTTGATAAGCCTATCCCTGCTATGCAACACGAGCCTGCAACAACCTTGGTGAGTTTGCTCCAGCCAATTTTGAGTGGCGACCCCCATCTGGCTACATGTTTACGCGCCAATTTGAATGCTCCAAGCAGCTATAAGCGCGAATGGCTGTGGTTAATTGATGACGATGATCAGGTCGCCCAACACCTTTGCTATGAATTACAAGCTGAATATGCCGATCAAACTATCCGCATTATCAGCCTGCCAGCACCAGCCGAGCGGGTTAATCCCAAAACCTTCAAGCTAATTACTGGATTGCAACAAGCCCAAGGCCAGATTATTTGTGTGCTTGATGATGATACTAGCCTGCCAGCCTATGGCTTGGAACAATGTTTACCATGGCTGGATCAAGCGGACATTGGCTTGGCCTTTGGATTGCCCTACTATCGCTCATTCGATAATGCTTGGTCGAGTTTGGTGGCATTGTTTGTTAATAGCAATAGTTTGCTGACCTATGTGCCTTATAGCCAAGTGAGCGAGCCATTTACGATTAATGGGATGTTCTATGCCATGCGCCGCGAAGTTTTGGAGCAATTGCATGGTTTTGCTGGCTTAGAGCATATTTTGGCCGACGATTTTGCGGTGGCCCAGCGGGTTAAACAGGCTGGTCTGCGCTTGCAACAAACCAGCATGCGCCATGCAATTCGTACCACCGTGACCAATGCCCAACGCTATCGCAGCCTCATTCAGCGTTGGTTTATCTTCCCGCGTGAATCGCTGCTACGCCATTTGAATTTGCGCGAACGCAGCTTAATGTTTTGTTTGGCAATTGTGCCCACATTGTTTCCATTGGTTTTGACCATAGTGACCGTCTTGCGCCCCAGTCAACGCCAACGCTGGTTTGCGGCAAGCTACACTCTGCTTGGCCTGATCAGTTTTATTCAAATTGATCAACACTATCTTGAGCAGGCCACGCCACGCCGCTATTGGCTATTGGTGCCATGTTTAGAATTATTGATTCCGGTGCAACTAATTCAAGCCTTGCTTGCTCCACAGCGAATTGTTTGGCGTGGCCATGTGATGGATGTGGAAAAAGGCGGCGCGTTTCGTTTTGTGAAACGGAGGGACGAGGGGTGA